A single window of Jeotgalibacillus haloalkalitolerans DNA harbors:
- a CDS encoding DUF1499 domain-containing protein, with protein MNLNDRLENGKLLPLADKPNNVSTQTEDADKKLDPLPYRGSKEESKKRLKSILESMEKVVIKNENDSMIYAIETSSFFKFKDDIDFLFSDEENVIHYRSASRTGYSDFGVNKKRMKTIRELYMEEI; from the coding sequence GTGAATTTAAATGACAGATTAGAAAATGGTAAACTGCTGCCACTGGCTGATAAGCCAAACAATGTTTCAACACAGACAGAGGATGCGGATAAAAAACTTGATCCTCTTCCATACAGAGGATCGAAAGAGGAATCAAAAAAGCGGCTCAAATCCATTCTTGAATCAATGGAAAAAGTCGTAATAAAAAATGAGAATGACTCAATGATCTATGCCATTGAGACTTCATCATTCTTTAAATTTAAAGATGACATTGATTTTTTATTTTCCGATGAAGAAAATGTGATTCATTACCGCTCAGCTTCCCGAACAGGGTATTCTGACTTTGGTGTAAATAAGAAACGGATGAAAACAATCCGTGAATTGTATATGGAGGAGATTTAA